The Pongo pygmaeus isolate AG05252 chromosome 20, NHGRI_mPonPyg2-v2.0_pri, whole genome shotgun sequence sequence GTGCTGGATCCTTGTTGCATTTAGCAAGTGCTGCCTGGGCCCCTTGAGCAGAGTGGCATGTGGAGAAGCCAGTGAAGTACCTGTGTCATGGATGCTGAGGGCAGTGGAGTTCAAGGTGTAGCAGTCATGAACTGGAGATGTGTTCCCATGAATGGTGTGCAACCGGGGAGAGAGTATGGCTGTACTCAGGATCCTTGTACTGGCACTTTAAACCAAGACGGTAAGCACAGGTTTCAGTTTATCTGGGTCTCCAGGGAGGTGAACTAGCAGGAGCGTGGATGAGATTCCATGATGTAAGGCCCAGAGCCCAGTGGGAGACACCATAAGGACCTGGTATCTCCTCTGAGTTGGAGAACTAGGGAGGAGGGAGATTTACTGGGGTTCCTGGGGATTGAGTCTGCTCATGATCTCATCTGCCCCCATCATGCAGGGCCATGTGACCTTTGAGGATATTGCTGTGTACTTCTCCCAGGAGGAGTGGGGCCTCCTTGATGAAGCTCAGAGGTGCTTGTATCATgatgtgatgctggagaactTTTTGCTTATGGCCTCAGTAGGTAAGATCTCTTAAAACCACACCATCAACCTCTGCTGGACTCTGCTCTTCCCCTTTTTCCAGGAGTTTCCTGTCTTTCCCAGAATTGGACATGGGCCCTTCTTCTTTCCTTGGTTCTTGACCTGTGGAAGACATAGGCGTTGTGGTTGCCAGGCCTGGGTTTTTTCTGCCCCAACATCTACTGTCCTGAAGCCTTTTAGTTAAGAGTTTGGGTTCAGACTCTTGTAACTTGCCTAACTGACACCACTTGGTTTTGCCACTCCTTGCTAAGGTAACTGTTCAGTTCTGTGGTGGACCTGTGTTACAGGTTCTCCCCCTGCCTTTAGTAGACATGTCTTTGGACCTCCCTTTCTCAGGAATTACAGGTACTTACATGGTTACTATTTGTAGGGAACCCTAGATTATGACAGCAAGACCCTCTCCCAAGGGTTTTTTTGTAATGAATTTCCCTCCTGTAGTCTGTCATGGGTTGGGGCACCCTGGGCCAGTGTTGTTGACCCACCTCCCTGTTTTTCCCTTAGGATTTCTTCTACCTTCCAGGACCCACATAGTCTCCTGACTTAAGCCAGGGACAGGGGAAAGGCCTGTGTTCCTGAAAGGGTAGTGAAGTCTTCAGCCACAGCAAGGGGGGTTAACAAGGTTTGGGACCTGTGAGTAGGAGCAGTGGGAGGGCATGATTTGAGGGCTGAACTCAAATCATACCAGGCAAATGTCCTATGTTCCCCACTATTTTGGTGCCAGGGCTCATGGCCatacctcatttttctcttttctctgcctacTTGACAATTTGCCTACTTGTCGTTTCTACTGTGATTGTCCCCCACCTCTGTTCTCCACATCTCTCCTGTTCCTATTCTGCTGTGTTCTCCAACATTAGCCTATACCTAATGTATTTAATATTATGAGCTGTGCAGATACAGATGTTCCTTAGCTCATGATGGGGTTatatcctgataaacccattgtaagttgagaaTATCATAAGTcagaaatgcatttaatacacccaACTTATTAGACATCCTAGCTAAGCAACACAGTAGAGTGTCAGTTGTTTAGCCTGGTGATTGCATGGCTTACTGAGAGCTGCAGCTTGCTACCACTGCATCACAAGAGTATACACACTGTGTATCACTAGCCTGGGAAAAGTTCAAAattcaaagtatggtttctactgaatgcatcaCTTTTGTATCATCATAAAGTGGAAAAATCATAAGTTCAACCATTATAAATCAAAGACTGTCTACTTAAACTCTCAAACATCAGCTATCCAGTTGTAATTGCATTTTCGTGGGGTGACACACATTCTATGCAGGTCTCCCCTGTCTCCATCAGACAACGTCCTATTGAAAACCATTGACAGAGAAGGGAGTTGTATACCCCCTGCCTCTCTTCCCACCACAGTACCCGATTCCTTGTTCTCTTGCTGGTTATGGGTCTTCCCCTACATGGTAACCTTAAGAGGCCTAATACTGCAAGTATTATCTTCCTTGACCTGACTCCAGCTCCCTTGTCCTGAAAACAAACCCATGgcctgggtgcgatggctcatgcctataatcctagcacttggggaagctgaggtgggaggatcacttgagctaaggaatttgagaccggcctcggcaacataatgagacccgtATCTccacaagaaattaaaaaaaaaaattagccagatatggtggtatatgcctgtagtcccagctgcttgggaggctgagatgggagtgtCACTGGAgcttggaaggtcaaggctgcagtgagatatgactGCAACTGCACTcccatctgggtgacagagcaagaccctatctcaaaaaaaaaaaaagaaaagaaaaagaaaaaccatggaCTCATCCCTCCCTGTGTTCCACAGGTATTTGTAATAGAGCTGTTCCCTTCCACCACAGTCTGCATATACTTCACttgcatttttatgcttttaggttGTTTGCATGGAATAGAGGCTGAGGAGGCCCCTTCTGAGCAGACTATTTCTGCACAAGGAGTGTCACAGGCCAGGACTCCAAAGCTAGGTCCTTCCATCCCAAATGCTCATTCTTGTGAGATGTGTATCCTGGTCATGAAAGACATTTTGTATCTCACTGAGCACCAGGGGACACTTCCCTGGCAGAAACCTTATACTTCTGTGGCCAGTGGGAAATGGTTTTCATTTGGTTCTAACCTGCAACAGCACCAGAACCAGGACAGTGGAGAgaaacacatcagaaaggagGAGAGCAGTGCCTTGCTTCTGAATAGCTGCAAAATTCCTCTGTCAGACAATCTTTTCCCATGCAAAGATGTTGAGAAGGATTTTCCAACCATCCTGGGCCTTCTTCAACACCAGACCACCCACAGCAGAGAAGAGTATGCACATAGAAGCAGGGAGACCTTTCAACAAAGACGTTACAAATGTGAGCAAGTTTTCAATGAGAAAGTTCATGTTACTGAGCATCAGAGAGTCCACACTGGAGAAAAAGCTTATAAGCGTAGGGAATATGGGAAATCCTTGAACTCTAAATACTCATTTGTTGAACACCAGAGAACCCATAATACAGAAAAGCCTTATGTATGCAATGTATGTGGGAAATCATTCCTCCATAAACAAACACTCGTTGGGCACCAGCAGAGAATTCACACTAGAGAAAGGTCTTATGTGTGCATTGAATGTGGGAAATCCTTGAGCTCCAAATACTCACTTGTGGAACACCAGAGAACCCATAATGGAGAAAAGCCTTATGTGTGCAATGTATGTGGGAAATCATTCCGCCACAAACAAACATTTGTTGGACACCAGCAGAGAATCCACACTGGAGAGAGGCCTTATGTATGTATTGAATGTGGGAAATCTTTTATTCATTCCTATGACCGCATTCGACACCagagagttcacactggagaaagggCTTATCagtgcagtgaatgtgggaaatcCTTCATATACAAACAGTCACTTCTTGATCACCAGAGAATCCACACGGGAGAAAGGCCTTATGAGTGcaaagaatgtgggaaagccttcattCACAAAAAAAGACTTCTTGAGCaccagagaattcatactggagaaaagcCTTATGCGTGCATCATATGCGGGAAATCATTTATCCGCTCATCTGACTACATGCGACaccagagaattcacactggagaaagggCTTATGAATGCGGTgactgtgggaaagccttcatCTCCAAACAGACACTTATTAAGCATCACAAAATCCACACTAGAGAAAGGCCTTATGAATGCAGTGAATGTGGAAAAGGCTTCTACCTTGAGGTTAAACTTCTTCAGCACCAAAGAATCCATACTAGAGAAAAACTTTGTGAgtgcaatgaatgtggaaaagtCTTCAGCCACCAAAAAAGACTTCTTGAGCACCAGAAAGTTCACACTGGCGAAAAGCCCTGTGagtgcagtgaatgtgggaaatGCTTTAGACACCGCACCAGCCTCGTTCAACACCAGAAAGTTCACAGTGGAGAGAGGCCTTACAACTGCACTGCATGTGAGAAGGCCTTTATCTATAAAAACAAACTTGTTGAGCATCAGCGAATCCACACTGGAGAAAAGCCGTATGAATGTGgtaaatgtgggaaagccttcaacAAAAGATATTCCCTTGTCAGGCACCAGAAGGTACATATAACAGAAGAGCCCTAGCAATTGTTGGGATGTGTAATTGTCTTATTCATTGTAAATCACCAGAAAGCTGATTTTTCAAGGGATCCAACAGACAGAAATTCACCCTCATATATCTGCGTATCAGTAGTTGAAA is a genomic window containing:
- the ZNF549 gene encoding zinc finger protein 549 isoform X3; amino-acid sequence: MLENFLLMASVGCLHGIEAEEAPSEQTISAQGVSQARTPKLGPSIPNAHSCEMCILVMKDILYLTEHQGTLPWQKPYTSVASGKWFSFGSNLQQHQNQDSGEKHIRKEESSALLLNSCKIPLSDNLFPCKDVEKDFPTILGLLQHQTTHSREEYAHRSRETFQQRRYKCEQVFNEKVHVTEHQRVHTGEKAYKRREYGKSLNSKYSFVEHQRTHNTEKPYVCNVCGKSFLHKQTLVGHQQRIHTRERSYVCIECGKSLSSKYSLVEHQRTHNGEKPYVCNVCGKSFRHKQTFVGHQQRIHTGERPYVCIECGKSFIHSYDRIRHQRVHTGERAYQCSECGKSFIYKQSLLDHQRIHTGERPYECKECGKAFIHKKRLLEHQRIHTGEKPYACIICGKSFIRSSDYMRHQRIHTGERAYECGDCGKAFISKQTLIKHHKIHTRERPYECSECGKGFYLEVKLLQHQRIHTREKLCECNECGKVFSHQKRLLEHQKVHTGEKPCECSECGKCFRHRTSLVQHQKVHSGERPYNCTACEKAFIYKNKLVEHQRIHTGEKPYECGKCGKAFNKRYSLVRHQKVHITEEP
- the ZNF549 gene encoding zinc finger protein 549 isoform X1 — translated: MAAAALVNTPQIPMVTEEFVKPSQGHVTFEDIAVYFSQEEWGLLDEAQRCLYHDVMLENFLLMASVGCLHGIEAEEAPSEQTISAQGVSQARTPKLGPSIPNAHSCEMCILVMKDILYLTEHQGTLPWQKPYTSVASGKWFSFGSNLQQHQNQDSGEKHIRKEESSALLLNSCKIPLSDNLFPCKDVEKDFPTILGLLQHQTTHSREEYAHRSRETFQQRRYKCEQVFNEKVHVTEHQRVHTGEKAYKRREYGKSLNSKYSFVEHQRTHNTEKPYVCNVCGKSFLHKQTLVGHQQRIHTRERSYVCIECGKSLSSKYSLVEHQRTHNGEKPYVCNVCGKSFRHKQTFVGHQQRIHTGERPYVCIECGKSFIHSYDRIRHQRVHTGERAYQCSECGKSFIYKQSLLDHQRIHTGERPYECKECGKAFIHKKRLLEHQRIHTGEKPYACIICGKSFIRSSDYMRHQRIHTGERAYECGDCGKAFISKQTLIKHHKIHTRERPYECSECGKGFYLEVKLLQHQRIHTREKLCECNECGKVFSHQKRLLEHQKVHTGEKPCECSECGKCFRHRTSLVQHQKVHSGERPYNCTACEKAFIYKNKLVEHQRIHTGEKPYECGKCGKAFNKRYSLVRHQKVHITEEP
- the ZNF549 gene encoding zinc finger protein 549 isoform X2, which produces MISSAPIMQGHVTFEDIAVYFSQEEWGLLDEAQRCLYHDVMLENFLLMASVGCLHGIEAEEAPSEQTISAQGVSQARTPKLGPSIPNAHSCEMCILVMKDILYLTEHQGTLPWQKPYTSVASGKWFSFGSNLQQHQNQDSGEKHIRKEESSALLLNSCKIPLSDNLFPCKDVEKDFPTILGLLQHQTTHSREEYAHRSRETFQQRRYKCEQVFNEKVHVTEHQRVHTGEKAYKRREYGKSLNSKYSFVEHQRTHNTEKPYVCNVCGKSFLHKQTLVGHQQRIHTRERSYVCIECGKSLSSKYSLVEHQRTHNGEKPYVCNVCGKSFRHKQTFVGHQQRIHTGERPYVCIECGKSFIHSYDRIRHQRVHTGERAYQCSECGKSFIYKQSLLDHQRIHTGERPYECKECGKAFIHKKRLLEHQRIHTGEKPYACIICGKSFIRSSDYMRHQRIHTGERAYECGDCGKAFISKQTLIKHHKIHTRERPYECSECGKGFYLEVKLLQHQRIHTREKLCECNECGKVFSHQKRLLEHQKVHTGEKPCECSECGKCFRHRTSLVQHQKVHSGERPYNCTACEKAFIYKNKLVEHQRIHTGEKPYECGKCGKAFNKRYSLVRHQKVHITEEP